CGGGACGGCCTCGAGAGCCGCGTTGCGCGCCGCGGCGATGCCCGGGCGTGGTTCGTGGACGTACCGAGCCTCTGGGTACTGATCTTTGACCTGGGCCTGCGCCTCAGCCTCGGGAGAGTTGTCCACCAGGATCAGGTTCGGCAGCGCCACATGTTCCTGGGCACGCAGGGAGCTCAGCAGCTGCGCAAGCGGTTCCGGACGCCGAAAGGTGCATACGCAGACATAGGCATTGGCTGCGGTGATCACCGGTGCGCCTCGGCGCGAAGAGCCGCGAGCAGAGCTGCGTAGCGCGTGCCCAGCCCGGGAAGGTCGGCGTACTCCGCGACCCAGCTGCGGCCTCGGGGGTCCACCGGAGTGGAGTCCGGGTCCGCGGCCAGCTGGCTGAGCGTGGCGGCGATCTGCTCGGTGTCACCGCTGAGGTAGGTCACGTTCTGTGCATGGCCCAGCACCCAGGCGGCCTCTCCGGTGACGGCAGCCGAGATGTGTTTGCCCAGCCCCATCAGCTCGAAGGTCTTCGAGGGCACGGTCCAGGCGAAGGAGGCCCAGTCGGTGCGCAGACTCACCAGCGCGGAGTCGGCCCAGCGGTAGTGGTCCCAGACCTCGTCGCCGTGGACCGGGTCGCAGAACTCGACAGCTCCGCTGGCCAGAGCGCCGGTGGCGAGGGCCACCTGGCGCAGCTGCTCCTTCTGGGTGCCGGAGCCCACGAGGCGCAGCCGGACGTCGAGCCCCTGGTCTCGTGGAATCGAGGCCACCGCGCGGATCATGCGTTCCAGCGCCTGGCTCTCCCCGTGATTGCCGAGATAGGCGAGCCGCAGCTCCCCGGGGGCACGCCGTCGCTGGTCCAGCTGGGGCACCTGGTCGAGCGCCACGCCGTTGCTGATGGTCTCCACCGGGGAGACCTGGCGTTCGCGGAGCCGCTGAGCGAATCCCTCGGTGACCGTGACCACCAGTTCGGCTCGACGCTGGACGCTGATGACTGCCGCCTCCATGAGCCGTCCCAGCGGTCCCGCCCTGACCTCCGCTTCGCGGGCGAGCTCGGGCCAGGCGTCGCGCATGTCGACCACCAGCGGGATCCTGCGCGCCCGGGCCACGACCCATCCCGCGCAGATCGTGGGCAGCGCCGGCACCGTGGCGACCACGAGGTCGGGCTTGGGCGCTGTGAGCGCCCGGGGCACCATCAGCACCCCTGAAGCGAGATCAGAGGCGAACCTGCCGGCGCGCGAATTGCGCAGCAGCACATAGGGCGTCCGGTGCACCCGCTCACCGGACGGGCCGATGACAGGCCGCAGGCTGAACCGGCCCTGCTCGCGGTGGTGGACCGGGGTGTGGTGCTTATTGGCCGCGGGAGCGACGACGTCGACCGCCCAGCCGTCCTCGCGCAGTGAGGCGACCAGGCGCTCCCAGCGCCGCTGGGGCGCGGTGCGCTCGGGCCAATAGCTGTGGGTCAGCAGCTGCACGCGTGGTGTCACTGCTGCTCATCCTGGGATTCACGCAGCTCCACATAGTCCAGGAAGCCCTCCATGTTCTCGTTCTTGAGGGAACGCTGGAGCAGCTCGAGCATCTCCTCGTCCTTGAGGATCACCTGGGCTCCGCTGGCGGTTGTCGCCAGGTCCCCGGTGGGGATGGTGAACATGTGGATGTCCTCGGAGCGCATGTCTCGCATCTCCAGGGCGTACGAGGCGATGGTGTCGGCGTCCAGTCCGTCGTCGACGCTGAGGTAGGGCACGATGCCGTTGACGATGTCCATGACCCGCTGGGGGTTGGTCAGCGTGTCGGCGGAGAGCAGCCGGTCCACGATCCCGTTGACGACCAGCTGCTGGTTCTGCACGCGGACGAAGTCCCCGGTGGGGAATGCTTTGCGCTCGCGCACAAAGCGCAGCGCGTTGTCACCTTCGAGCCGGATGGTGCCCTCGGGGTAGAACGCCGGGTTGTGCTGTCCGGTGGAGAAGGGTCGGGGGTTGTCCACATAGACGCCGCCCAGCGCCCGGGTCAGATCGGCGAACCCATCGAAGTCGATGATCGCCACATGGTCGATATGGGTGTTCAGCAGCTCTTCCACGGTGTCGACCACCAGCGGATATCCGCCCACTCCCAGGGCAGAGTTGACGCGGCCCTGACCCTCCCCGGGCACGTCCACCCAGAGGTCACGCACGATCGACATCACATAGACGCCGGAGCGGTCCTCGGGAATGTGGACGAACATCATCGTGTCGGAGCGCTCCGAGGCGTTGTCGCCGATGCTTCCCCGGTACTCGAGGTCATCCTCGCCGCGGCTGTCCGAACCGAGCAGGAGCATGTTGATCGTCCCCTCCTCGGTGCGCTCAGCAGAGTCGTCGCCGTCGAGCTGCAGGTCGAGCACGTTGCGCTGGTCGTCGAATGCGCTGCGCAGCTGCTGGACGTAGATCAGCCCGGCGCCGACCGCCACCACGAGCAGCACAGCCACCGCGATGAGGACGGTGCGGATGGTGCGGCGACCTCGTCGGGGGTCTCGTGCCTTCTTGGCCGAGGCAGGTGAGGCGGAGTCCTCAGCCGAGGGCGCAGAGTTCGCGGAGTCTGCGGGCATCCGCGCCGCCCGGCGGGGTCGGTGCGGCTGCGGCTCAGGGTGTTTCCTATCCGCCACAGACCCTCCTTTACGCGTTCGTCGATCCGATTCATGCTAGCCCACCAGCTTCGCGGTCCGCGCATCTGCTGGTATGACGAGGACGACATCGCAGGCCCGCGCCTGGCAGCGCGGCGAAGCGAGGACGCTCGAGCCTCAGCTCAACCTCGGGCGCGCCGCGGACGGGGCTGGCAGGTGGGGCACCAGTAGGAGGAGCGCCCCATGAAGGGGTCACGGCGGATCACGGCGGCGCGCGGGGTTCCTGCGCAGCGGCGGCAGGGCTGACCGGCGCGCCCGTAGCTCTGCAGCGACCGGTCGAAGTAGCCGGAGGCCCCGTTGACGTTGACGTAGAGGGAATCGAAGCTGGTTCCGCCGGCCGCCAGGGCGGCCGCCATCACGGATTCCACGCTGCGCAGGAGACGGCTTGCTTCACTGCGTGTGATGGTCTCGGTCGGTCGGGTGTAGTGCAGCTGGGCGTGCCACAGCGCCTCGTCTGCGTAGATGTTGCCGATGCCGGAGATCATGGTCTGATCCAGCAGCGCCCGTTTCAGCCCGGTCTTGCGCCGGCGCAGGGTGCGGAAGAAGACTTCGGCGTCCATGCTCGGTTCCAGCGGGTCCGCGGCAATATGGGAGGCGGCGACGGGCACCGTGCCGCTGGGGTGTGTCGAGGCGACAAGCTCGGAGATCTGCATCCCGCCGAAGATGCGCTGATCGATGAAGCGCAGCTGACTCGGGGCCTCCCCCTCGGCAGTCAGCCCGAGGGTGATCTTGAGATGTCTCTGGGGCAGGGTCTCCGGGGTGTTGATCAGCACCTGACCGCTCATCCCCAGGTGGATCAGCAGCGCGTGTGCCGGACCAGCCTGCGGGTCAGGGCCGATCTGTTCCACCCGGTTCGCCTGCCGCGGCGAGTCGGAGGAAGGCTGCAGCGGGATCCAGAGGAATTTGCCACGACGCTGAGGTGCCAGCAGGATGCTTCCCCGCAGCGCCGCGCTGAAGGACTCGATCCGCTCCTGCACATCAGGGATGCTCGGAGCGTGTCGACGAAGGCTGCGCAGGTCATGGACCTGCACAGAGTGAACTCTGCGCCCGGCGGCCCAGCGGTCGACGCCGCGACGCACCACCTCCACCTCGGGCAGCTCAGGCATGGGGCACCAGGCGCATCAGGAGCTGGAGGGTGCTGCGTCTTCGAACCGGTCGAGAACCAGGGTCAGAATGTCGCCCTGCTCCCCTCGGCCGGAGGTCAGCGTCTCCACGGTCTTTCGAGCGGCTTCCCGCTCGGCCTCCTTCTTGGAGGGGCCGGAGCCGGAACCATGCTCGACGCCGCCGATGACCAGGGTGGCGGTGAAGGATTTGTGGTGGTCGGGACCGAAGTCCGCGATGAGGTAGCGGATCTCTCCCATGTCGCGTCCTGCGGCGATCTCCTGGATGGTGGTCTTCCAGTCCTTCCCGGCGGTCATCGCGTCCTTGTCGCTGAGCAGCGGGACGACCAGGCGCAGCACCAGTCGGCGCGCGGTCTCGATGTCGGTGGAGAGGTAGGCGGCGCCGATGAGCGCCTCCATGGTGTCGGCAAGGATCGAGTCCTTATCCTTGCCCTGGGTCAGCTGTTCGCCGGCGCCGAGGCTGATGTACGGGCCGATGCCGAGTCCGCGGGCGACGCGGGCCAGTGCGCGGGTGCTCACCAGCGCAGCACGAAGCTTGGCGAGGTCTCCCTCGGCAAGATCCGGGAAGCTTCGGTAGAGGTAGTCCGTCACAGCCAGTCCGAGGACAGAGTCGCCGAGGAACTCCAGCCGCTCGTTCGTGGGGAGCCCGGAGTTCTCATAGGCATAGGACCGGTGCGTGAGGGCAAGACGAAGAGCCTCGGGGGCGATGTGCACCCCGAGGCTCTTCGTAAGCTCTTCGTGTTTTGTCACTGCATGGTTCTCCACTGCTCGATTCTTCAGTGCAGGAGAATCAGGCGTCGGCGACCTTGCGACCCTTGTACTCGTAGAACAGCGGGGTGCCGGCGGAGTCGGTGACCAGCTTGGCCTGGTGAGGCTGGCTGTAGACGACGCGACCGTTCTCCACGGTCTTCACCAGCTTCGGGGTCGAAGCCTTCCACTGGGAGCGGCGGTGACGGGTGTTGGATCGGGACATCTTCCGCTTTGGAACAGCCACGGTGTCTCTTTTCTCTCTCGATGATGGACAGGGTCTTCTTGACTTGGTTCTAGGTGCTGGATTCGGACGAAGAGTCCGGATCCGGCATTCCGGCGGCCACGTCTTTCAACGCTGCCCACCGGGGATCGAGCTGCTCGTGGAAGTGCTCGGGGTCATCCTCCATGCGGAATCCGCATTCGGAGCACAGTCCCGGGCAGCCTTCGCGGCAGACCGGCTGGAACGGCAGTGCCGAGACCATCAGGTCGCGCAGCACCGGTTCCAGATCGATGGTGAGGTCGTGAGGGATCAGGCGCGTGTCCTCATCCTCGGCGTCAGCAGCTGCCTGGGCCTTCTGGGGCCAGCTGAACAGCTGCATCACGTCGACGGTGAGCGGGTACCTGATCTCATCCAGACAACGTCCGCACTGGCCGCTGACCTCGGCAGAGGCCGTGCCAGTCATCAGCACACCCTCGTGCACCGATTCCAGGCGCAGATCCAGCTGCAGATCACTGCCCTGCGGAATCCCGATGAGGACCGTTGCAAGGTCCTTCGGGGCAGGGACAGTTCTGGAGAGTTCGTCCTGAGTTCCGGGTCTGCCCCGGAGCTCCTGGACATCTACAGTGAGAGCAGTCATCGCTGAACCACTCCTTAATGATCTAGACCGACGTGCCACTCTACCAGTCGGGGCAGGTGGCGTGCGAACCGGGGATCAGATCTCCGCGACGAACTCTTTCAGCCACTCTCGCAGGTCCGGTCCGAGGTCCTCGCGGTCCACGGCCAGCGTCACGACAGCCTTGATGTAGCTGAGCTTGTCGCCGGTGTCGTAGCGGCGACCACGGAAGATCACCGCGTGGACTCCGCCGCCGTCTTCGACCGGCTTGCCCGCCATCTCCTGCAGGGCGTCGGTCAGCTGGATCTCGTTGCCACGTCCCGGCGCCGTCTGCTCGAGCTCCGCGAAGATCGCAGGGTGCAGGACGTAGCGTCCGATGATGGCCAGGTTCGAGGGGGCGTCCTCCGCTGCCGGCTTCTCCACCAGGGCGTGGACCGGGACGACGTCGGCGGGCCTGCCCTCGGCGTCGGTCTCCTTGTCCTTGCCGTTGGCGTCGATCACGCCGTAGGCGCTGATGTTCTCCTCCGGCACCTCCATCACCGCGATGACCGAGCCGCCGAGTCGCTGCTGGGTCTCCAGCATGGTGGAGAGGAGCTCGTCCCGCTCGTCGATGAGATCGTCGCCGAGGAGCACGGCGAAGGGCTCGTCTCCCACGTGTCGCTTGGCGCAGAGCACGGCGTGGCCGAGGCCCTTGGCCTCGCCCTGGCGGATGTAGTGCAGGTCGCCGAGCTGGGTGGCGCGGCGCACGGCGTCGAGCTTCTTGGTGTCGCCCTTGGCCTCCAGCGTGGCTTCCAGGTCCGGAACCCGGTCGAAGTGGTTCTCCAGGGAGCGCTTGTTGCGTCCGGTGATCATCAGAATGTCTTCGAGGCCAGCCTTCGAGGCCTCAGCCACGACATACTGGATGGCCGGCTCGTCCACCACTGGGAGCATCTCTTTGGGCATCGCCTTGGTGGCCGGAAGGAAGCGTGTTCCCAGACCAGCGGCGGGAATCACAGCTTTGCGGATAGAAGTCGTTGAACTCATGTACACACCTTATCGTTATTGGGCCCGGGGACCAGGGAATCTCCAGCACTGCGCGTGACCGAATTCTTCGAGAGGGAAGCTCCGCTCGTCGGTTCAGCTGCGTCGCCGCTCCTGCAGCCGGCGCTGGACGGCTCGCGGCACGAACTCCGAGACGTCGCCGCCGAGGGAGTGGACTTCCTTGACCAGGGTCGAGGACAGGTGCGTGTAGCGGCCGTCGGCGGCGAGGAACACCGTCTCGAGCCCGGAGAGATGGCGGTTCATCGTGGCCATGGGGCTCTCGTAGGCCAGGTCCTTGGGGTCCCGCAGACCCTTGACCAGCGCGTTGGCCCCGACCTCCTTGCAGAACTCCGTCAGCAGCCCGGAACCCAGCGGCTTGACGCTGACTCCGCGCACATAGGAGAAGGTCTCTCGCGCCATGTCCATGCGTTCCTGGACCGAGAACATAGGGTTCTTGTGCATGTTGGGTGAGATGGCGACGATCACCTCGTCGAAGAGGTTCGAGGCACGCGCGATGATCTCCACGTGTCCGTTGTGCAGGGGGTCAAATGATCCGGGGCACACTGCTAGCTGCATGGCACGACATTACTCCAGGCGGAGACGGGCCTGCTGGGGGCGCGCAGGAAATGTCCAGGATTCGTGTGCGTTCTACCATGGTGTTCATGTCCTCTCCCTCTCCCCAGCCAGATCCGCTCGCCTTCGAGAAGCCCTGGGCCCGCAGCGCGGCCGGCGCCAACACCCTGGACCCGGAGTCCCCTCGCTCTTCGCCCCGCGTCGTGCCCACCATCTACGAACGCACGACGGCTTCGGCCCTTGCACACCAGGCCATCAACCTCGGCCAGGGCTTTCCGGACACCGAGGGCCCGGACTGGCTGCTCGAGCTCGCGGCGCAGTCGATCACCGACCCCAGCTCAGGTCCACGGAACCAGTACGCGCCGGGGATGGGCCTGAGCGAGCTGCGGGCCTCCATCAGCTCCGCGCAGCGACGTCGGCAGGGCCTGGACCTGCACCCGGAGACCCAGGTCATGGTCACCACCGGAGCCACCGAGGGCATCTCGGCGACGATCCTCGCCTTCGCCCAGCCA
The nucleotide sequence above comes from Nesterenkonia halotolerans. Encoded proteins:
- a CDS encoding LCP family protein, which encodes MADRKHPEPQPHRPRRAARMPADSANSAPSAEDSASPASAKKARDPRRGRRTIRTVLIAVAVLLVVAVGAGLIYVQQLRSAFDDQRNVLDLQLDGDDSAERTEEGTINMLLLGSDSRGEDDLEYRGSIGDNASERSDTMMFVHIPEDRSGVYVMSIVRDLWVDVPGEGQGRVNSALGVGGYPLVVDTVEELLNTHIDHVAIIDFDGFADLTRALGGVYVDNPRPFSTGQHNPAFYPEGTIRLEGDNALRFVRERKAFPTGDFVRVQNQQLVVNGIVDRLLSADTLTNPQRVMDIVNGIVPYLSVDDGLDADTIASYALEMRDMRSEDIHMFTIPTGDLATTASGAQVILKDEEMLELLQRSLKNENMEGFLDYVELRESQDEQQ
- a CDS encoding YceD family protein; translation: MTALTVDVQELRGRPGTQDELSRTVPAPKDLATVLIGIPQGSDLQLDLRLESVHEGVLMTGTASAEVSGQCGRCLDEIRYPLTVDVMQLFSWPQKAQAAADAEDEDTRLIPHDLTIDLEPVLRDLMVSALPFQPVCREGCPGLCSECGFRMEDDPEHFHEQLDPRWAALKDVAAGMPDPDSSSESST
- a CDS encoding glycosyltransferase family 4 protein; amino-acid sequence: MTPRVQLLTHSYWPERTAPQRRWERLVASLREDGWAVDVVAPAANKHHTPVHHREQGRFSLRPVIGPSGERVHRTPYVLLRNSRAGRFASDLASGVLMVPRALTAPKPDLVVATVPALPTICAGWVVARARRIPLVVDMRDAWPELAREAEVRAGPLGRLMEAAVISVQRRAELVVTVTEGFAQRLRERQVSPVETISNGVALDQVPQLDQRRRAPGELRLAYLGNHGESQALERMIRAVASIPRDQGLDVRLRLVGSGTQKEQLRQVALATGALASGAVEFCDPVHGDEVWDHYRWADSALVSLRTDWASFAWTVPSKTFELMGLGKHISAAVTGEAAWVLGHAQNVTYLSGDTEQIAATLSQLAADPDSTPVDPRGRSWVAEYADLPGLGTRYAALLAALRAEAHR
- the rnc gene encoding ribonuclease III, giving the protein MTKHEELTKSLGVHIAPEALRLALTHRSYAYENSGLPTNERLEFLGDSVLGLAVTDYLYRSFPDLAEGDLAKLRAALVSTRALARVARGLGIGPYISLGAGEQLTQGKDKDSILADTMEALIGAAYLSTDIETARRLVLRLVVPLLSDKDAMTAGKDWKTTIQEIAAGRDMGEIRYLIADFGPDHHKSFTATLVIGGVEHGSGSGPSKKEAEREAARKTVETLTSGRGEQGDILTLVLDRFEDAAPSSS
- the rpmF gene encoding 50S ribosomal protein L32 — protein: MAVPKRKMSRSNTRHRRSQWKASTPKLVKTVENGRVVYSQPHQAKLVTDSAGTPLFYEYKGRKVADA
- the mutM gene encoding bifunctional DNA-formamidopyrimidine glycosylase/DNA-(apurinic or apyrimidinic site) lyase, producing MPELPEVEVVRRGVDRWAAGRRVHSVQVHDLRSLRRHAPSIPDVQERIESFSAALRGSILLAPQRRGKFLWIPLQPSSDSPRQANRVEQIGPDPQAGPAHALLIHLGMSGQVLINTPETLPQRHLKITLGLTAEGEAPSQLRFIDQRIFGGMQISELVASTHPSGTVPVAASHIAADPLEPSMDAEVFFRTLRRRKTGLKRALLDQTMISGIGNIYADEALWHAQLHYTRPTETITRSEASRLLRSVESVMAAALAAGGTSFDSLYVNVNGASGYFDRSLQSYGRAGQPCRRCAGTPRAAVIRRDPFMGRSSYWCPTCQPRPRRARG
- the galU gene encoding UTP--glucose-1-phosphate uridylyltransferase GalU: MSSTTSIRKAVIPAAGLGTRFLPATKAMPKEMLPVVDEPAIQYVVAEASKAGLEDILMITGRNKRSLENHFDRVPDLEATLEAKGDTKKLDAVRRATQLGDLHYIRQGEAKGLGHAVLCAKRHVGDEPFAVLLGDDLIDERDELLSTMLETQQRLGGSVIAVMEVPEENISAYGVIDANGKDKETDAEGRPADVVPVHALVEKPAAEDAPSNLAIIGRYVLHPAIFAELEQTAPGRGNEIQLTDALQEMAGKPVEDGGGVHAVIFRGRRYDTGDKLSYIKAVVTLAVDREDLGPDLREWLKEFVAEI
- the coaD gene encoding pantetheine-phosphate adenylyltransferase, giving the protein MQLAVCPGSFDPLHNGHVEIIARASNLFDEVIVAISPNMHKNPMFSVQERMDMARETFSYVRGVSVKPLGSGLLTEFCKEVGANALVKGLRDPKDLAYESPMATMNRHLSGLETVFLAADGRYTHLSSTLVKEVHSLGGDVSEFVPRAVQRRLQERRRS